The Salmo salar chromosome ssa02, Ssal_v3.1, whole genome shotgun sequence genome segment AGGAGTAAAATGGATTAGATTAGATGaggttattagtcacatgcacggTGTTGCAGATGTAATCGCAGGGCACAGTGAAATACTTATGATCCGAACTCCAACAGCGCAGGTCAAAAAAAGAGAAGTGAATGAgacaataataaaaataatattacAACTGTAGCAATGATAATGTATATTGGGGGGAGGGGCAGGGTAAGTGCTATTGGGAGGGGGTAGAATATCCATAGGGGGAAAAGCAAGGGGGAGGGAGTAGGTAGCTGCCTagtggctattcagcagcctgatggttgGCGGTAGAACctattggccagtctgacagTTTTTGCCATGATACTCCTATACTGCCAGCGTCTGAGTGATGGAAGCATGGAGAACAGGCCATGATGGCTTGGGTTCCTGCGACgcctggtgttgtaggtgtcctggagggcaggcagtgagcACCTAATGGCTCGTTTGGCTGAGcgtaccaccctctgtagagccttgcagtCAGCGGCGGTGGAGTTGCCGTTCCAGGATGCGATGCAGACCGACAGTAGTctctcgatggtgctcctgtaaaacactgtgagggccctcggagacAGGACAAGTtcattcagcctcctgaggtagaAGAATCGCTGTCGTGCCTTCTTTACCGCGGTGTCCGTGTGGTTTGACCATTTCATCTCATCTGAGATGTGTACGTCGAGGAACTTGGAAGTTTTCGAAGAGGGACAGTTATGTGAAACACAGTGAAATATCCTGGTCGATTCCCACAGGCTCAATAAATGATAAGTGAGTGAGCGTGTAAAGGGGAATTGGCCCAGGTAATGTAAAAGAGGATGGATGCCTTGATCCTAATGTGGTTAATAAACCATGAAGCTAGAAATCTCCTGATAACATCCACAACTGAACACATCATACAGtgtttccctctgctgtctcactcacgaacacacacacatctacattaTGTATACACTGTTGCTCCACTGCTGATGACGGTTTGTTTGTTTTGCAGTGGGGAATATTCAACACAATTTTATCCATTCAGGAACCAGTCCCAATCACACTGCTACCATCGGTAAGTCAACTGGTGGTGTAAATGGTTGGTTCCAGTGACATACTGTAATGTATGCATCTGGTGCCCTTCCATGTTTTACAGTTATTCACAATAATGTCTTAGATGTCAATGATACCAACCTGGTTAGATAAAGGCTGTCCAAAAAACAACAATTAAGAAACAAACACACCATAACATAGCTGTCTTTGACCCCTCAGAACACGCCCCCCGTATGAACAACGCCCAGCTGGCGGCAGGAGGCACTCTTCTGTCCAGCAAACACAACAATACTAAAGGGCAGCCCTCCTTCCACCACTCCCTCCACAACCTGGCACAGCTCCCCCCATCCTACGATAACGCCACCAAGCCAGAGCTCAACAGATACTCCTCGCTCAAACGCCTGGGTGAGTAGTGTACCACGTACAACATAGAGATAGACCCCGTTACACAGAAAACAATAGCTCTATGACTTATGTTTCACTATTCCTCTTTTGATTCCAGAAAAGAGTGGTCTTGATGAATATTCATCGGGCTACTGCACCACCAAGAGGCGTCCCCACACGGCCCAGCCtgctctccagtcctccagtcaccACATCCCCTGTGGCGGAGACTACAACACCATGGGTGGGAGGGGCACCCTCCCCCGCCACGCCCCCCGACCCTGGATCCAACCCACCGGCCTACCCCCCGTCTCACCCACGGTCAACCCCTACCCCCTGGACCCAACCGAGCAGCACTACAACCCCAACTACGACACCTTGTCCAAGCCTGCCAGGAAGGTCATGTCGCAGGACCAGCTGCTCAACATGGGGGACGTCCCCGGGAACACTGGGACCCTCTCCAGGATGTCCAAGAACCAGCAGCACCAGTACTACAAAGCCATGGCTGCTGCTACTAAGAACTCCAACACCCAGACCCTGACAAGGAAGCCCCAGGATCGACCCCAGGAGCGGCCTCAGTCCAACACCCAGACCCTGACACGGAAGCCCCAGGATCGACCCCAGGAGCGGCCTCAGTCCAACACCCAGACCCTGACAAGGAAGCCCAAGGACCGACCCCAGGAGCGGCCTCAGTCCAACAACCAGACCCTGACAAGGAAGCCCAAGGATTGGGCCCAGGAGCGTCCCCAGGATCGCCTACTCATGTCCCCAGATCACCTGGAGGAAAGCATGGGTAGAGGGGTCGGAGGGATGGGAGTGGGTGTGCAGGATCCATACGCCCATGGAGGCGGGGGAGGCATGGTCCCCACTCTCCCCCGGGGTGGTCTCACCCCTCAGCAGAAAGCCCAGTCCCAGCAGAATGTATGTGCCACGCCCTCCCTGGACCGCCACCACATGATCAAGATGAACTCTCACCCCACCTcagggagggagcaggagagaAGCCAGGGCATGACGGGGCATATGAGCGGAGGCATGGGGGGAGGCATGGGGGGCTGGGGTGGTAGCGAGATGCCCGGGGCGGGGGTTGTCATGGGAACAGGGACGCTAGGGGGCCACAGCGCCAAGAGGATGGCTTTCGCTGCCAAGAGGCAGAACACTATCGAGCAGTTACACTTTATACCAGGAGGGGGCGACGGAGGAGcgggaggaggaagtagaggaggaggaagtggaggaggagggggaggcagtCAGGGCATCAGGACAGGCAGTAAGAATGAGGTGACAGTGTGAGGGGCACCAGGTAGAAATTGCCATCAACTGCAGATTTAGGATCAGATTATCTCACCCCTAAACCCACCCTTAACCATTAGGGGGATGAAAAAATATCTGACTCTGTATCGGTGGTTAGGGCAAATTCTAcctactgtgtgtgtggtcttcATGAAGAGAGTAGACATATGAGAATAGGAAGGGTAGAGAAGGAAATATGGTGAATCAATCTGTACATATAGGGAGATGAAGGACTTGCTTAGAGGTCAAAATGGTAGAGGAACGGAATTATCCTGCCATTTTTATATATGTGATACATCAGCCATATTTCATATCTAAATGTGCCATATTGCCATACACTGATGCCATGAATAACTGAAAAAGAACAAACGTGGGAGAAATTAGATAGCTAGGACTTAGTTAAGAAACTGGTTTGTTCATGCATAACCTTGTGTTTTATATCAAATGTTTTACAGAATAAAGAAACTTTTGAGCCATATTAGAAAGGAGGGACCAAGATAATATATCtagtatgagagagagaagggtggtgtACGGCCAGACTGTGTACTTCAGTGTTACATAGAAAAACAGGATACACTTGTATCAAAGGATGCTATTTTCCTCATGGAGCATTGAACTGATGATCTTCATGACCTATGATGTGGAATGTCGGATGACGTAGGGTTTTGAATCCAGGGAGTGGTGTACGAGTGACCCGCCTCATTCTGACGCAGGAAAACAGAGCTGTCGATAGTTGCTTCTTGTGTGAATGAATGAGTGACCTTGGGAAAATTGCTTCCATACATTCTCTAGTTGCCCCCAGTAACTGATCTGAGATCGGTTTTGCATCCCACCACCGCCTAATAGTTATGCTCAGCATTTGGGGAGGTTGAGCTGATCCTAAATCTGTGCCTAAGTGCAACTTCTACCTGGAGCTCCCCTGTGAcccagctgtcttcatcaggacaACCAAATCTGATTGAGCCATGAGTCACTATGTTTGACGAGGAACTTCTGAGTTGGTCAGCCTACCAATAGGATGATTAGCTACTGCAACTACAGGGTATTTTCTTTCATAGAGCACAAAAAGTACAGTATGATGCAGGTGTTGCACTTCATAATACGACTGACCTTCAAAGCCATGCATTGGGATACAAATAAAATACCACAGAGAAAGCACGTCTGACAATCACCATTTTATTATTCTCACTAGAGAACTGACACAAGCCAACATTTCTACAGGACAATACAAATGATTGGCTTCAGAGCAAGCCAAAGTGTATGTGTCTAGTGAATtgactgtaacaaggcagtggACTATAATACATACTGTAGGATGACTCCAATGATGAAGCAGTCAGATATGAGGGTGAGACTCAGAAGAGAGTTGGGTGGCTAGGATGCCCTTCATCAGAAGAGGACCGTTcatagtaacacactccaaccgTTCTCTATTAGGTAGAAATGTCATAATATCAATAATAATGCTTAATATTAAGGGCTATCCTATCCTACATGTGTGGCTTTGGACCATATAATACAGCATATTAATGCTTTCACTTAATCTTTGGTGTTGATATTGTCACTGACGTGTGAGTAATAATGTTCTGTAGATACCTGGAGTCAAACTTGTAAAAAAAACATGAGCAGTTTTTTTCCAGCCCAGCTCAAAGAGGGAAACACTAAGACAGAAACGTTTTTGCACAATCCCCTGATATTTGCACCAGATAAAGACAGACATATTTTGTATCACGTCTTAGTGGTTTACATTCAACAAAAAAAGGACACTCAGTCACTGGTGATGCGCGGGGCTGATAAACTTAAGGGACTTAAGAAAATGAACAGACTTGTATTCGACTAAGAGAGtataactgtatatatatatatcatctacAGTATACAAAGTGTCTCATATTGCTTACAAATTGgacagaagaaaaaaatctgacatAATTCAGGAGATAAAATGACTGACATGTTGATACAGATTTTATTTTGACAATCTTCCTAT includes the following:
- the LOC106605772 gene encoding protein shisa-6, with protein sequence MFPKNVTSAAAGALAPPLGAAQVAPPPRRLVDVDVCHGYYDVMGQLDNTFNCSKDSFIYCCGSCHYRFCCPDPTRRLEQSSCTNYDSPDWAKTQPPNAILLDDDEPELDPLQPLSHNTGFVIGGVIVFMVAVAVGIKIMFNKVSQQANNGEINMPRALVDMLRHQSSPVQQDERNNSVALCGSGEGQGTLGRPPKNLYAPGLPSKDNRLGNIQHNFIHSGTSPNHTATIEHAPRMNNAQLAAGGTLLSSKHNNTKGQPSFHHSLHNLAQLPPSYDNATKPELNRYSSLKRLEKSGLDEYSSGYCTTKRRPHTAQPALQSSSHHIPCGGDYNTMGGRGTLPRHAPRPWIQPTGLPPVSPTVNPYPLDPTEQHYNPNYDTLSKPARKVMSQDQLLNMGDVPGNTGTLSRMSKNQQHQYYKAMAAATKNSNTQTLTRKPQDRPQERPQSNTQTLTRKPQDRPQERPQSNTQTLTRKPKDRPQERPQSNNQTLTRKPKDWAQERPQDRLLMSPDHLEESMGRGVGGMGVGVQDPYAHGGGGGMVPTLPRGGLTPQQKAQSQQNVCATPSLDRHHMIKMNSHPTSGREQERSQGMTGHMSGGMGGGMGGWGGSEMPGAGVVMGTGTLGGHSAKRMAFAAKRQNTIEQLHFIPGGGDGGAGGGSRGGGSGGGGGGSQGIRTGSKNEVTV